One window of Nymphaea colorata isolate Beijing-Zhang1983 chromosome 1, ASM883128v2, whole genome shotgun sequence genomic DNA carries:
- the LOC116267409 gene encoding probable calcium-binding protein CML32 isoform X2 has product MLRLVGIDPGRRELEKVLGVVSLDLENFAAMCEDAAGTANQEGGSDNGDDGERELMEAFKVFDEDGDGFISSKELGRVLVKLGLWKEEDGDCMEMISKFDSNADGRLDFPEFKDMMHRSL; this is encoded by the coding sequence ATGCTGCGGCTGGTGGGGATCGACCCGGGGCGCCGGGAATTGGAGAAGGTCCTCGGCGTCGTGAGCCTCGACCTCGAGAACTTTGCGGCGATGTGTGAGGATGCAGCCGGCACCGCAAATCAAGAGGGAGGCAGCGACAACGGTGACGACGGCGAGAGGGAGCTGATGGAAGCGTTTAAGGTGTTCGACGAGGATGGGGATGGGTTCATATCGAGCAAGGAGCTTGGGAGGGTGCTGGTGAAGTTGGGGCTGTGGAAGGAAGAGGATGGGGATTGCATGGAGATGATCTCCAAGTTTGATTCCAATGCAGATGGACGGCTGGATTTTCCGGAGTTCAAGGACATGATGCATAGATCCTTGTGA
- the LOC116267409 gene encoding calcium-binding allergen Ole e 8-like isoform X1, producing the protein MHPWELQTLFERFDSNRDGRIDLDELRSMLRLVGIDPGRRELEKVLGVVSLDLENFAAMCEDAAGTANQEGGSDNGDDGERELMEAFKVFDEDGDGFISSKELGRVLVKLGLWKEEDGDCMEMISKFDSNADGRLDFPEFKDMMHRSL; encoded by the exons ATGCAT CCATGGGAGTTGCAGACGCTCTTCGAGAGGTTCGACAGCAACCGCGACGGCCGGATCGACCTCGACGAGCTGCGGTCGATGCTGCGGCTGGTGGGGATCGACCCGGGGCGCCGGGAATTGGAGAAGGTCCTCGGCGTCGTGAGCCTCGACCTCGAGAACTTTGCGGCGATGTGTGAGGATGCAGCCGGCACCGCAAATCAAGAGGGAGGCAGCGACAACGGTGACGACGGCGAGAGGGAGCTGATGGAAGCGTTTAAGGTGTTCGACGAGGATGGGGATGGGTTCATATCGAGCAAGGAGCTTGGGAGGGTGCTGGTGAAGTTGGGGCTGTGGAAGGAAGAGGATGGGGATTGCATGGAGATGATCTCCAAGTTTGATTCCAATGCAGATGGACGGCTGGATTTTCCGGAGTTCAAGGACATGATGCATAGATCCTTGTGA